One Deinococcota bacterium genomic window carries:
- a CDS encoding ABC transporter permease subunit, which yields MLLAILLSAFAGVLGVLAVRAVTPAAPAYIGLIFFVVALVAILLVIARRYQWIMPWYYLLPAILFLMTFTLMPVGLTVYLAFTDYAGIRNNQLNPTTETAITSAQETLVTVDNIRGLNCEALFRGCTDVRARVYASGTITAQGLRLEGTQLVLETAPPPDRAVTAVRLRLVDLGIRAQFPVVARDGNVLTLGREPPGAADLSGIVLELDRAGLERVIVSTEGNLLTLNEPLPEGLQYEALTRYNDFSLIGWSNFRAILSQANRALWPVFTWNITFAVLTILINTTIGVFLAVLLNNPELRFRNLYRTLLIIPWALPAVITIQVWRGFLNANFGAINRLLALLDLPTPDWLGDPLSAKAAVLLVNLWLGLPFMMTATLGALSAIPRELYEASKIDGASPWQAFWGVTAPLLRTALVPITLTGFAFNFNNFNVIFLLTDGGPAYEGGTSTARSTDILISWAYNEAFRSQGGFAYGLGSAISILIFIITLAVSLVNFRVTGALKEEDNT from the coding sequence TTGCTCCTAGCCATCTTGCTTAGCGCCTTTGCTGGGGTCTTGGGCGTTCTCGCGGTGCGCGCGGTCACGCCCGCGGCGCCGGCCTATATCGGCCTGATCTTTTTCGTGGTGGCGCTCGTCGCGATTCTCCTCGTCATCGCTCGCCGCTACCAGTGGATCATGCCCTGGTACTATCTCCTGCCCGCCATTCTCTTTTTGATGACCTTTACGCTCATGCCGGTCGGCCTCACCGTTTATCTCGCTTTTACCGACTACGCCGGCATCCGCAACAACCAGCTCAACCCGACCACCGAGACCGCCATCACCAGCGCCCAGGAGACCCTGGTCACCGTCGACAACATTCGCGGCCTCAACTGCGAGGCGCTCTTTCGCGGCTGCACCGACGTGCGCGCGCGCGTCTACGCCTCGGGCACCATAACGGCCCAAGGCCTCCGCTTGGAGGGCACGCAGCTCGTGCTCGAGACCGCGCCGCCGCCGGACCGGGCGGTGACCGCGGTCAGGCTGCGGCTCGTCGACCTGGGCATCCGCGCGCAGTTTCCAGTCGTGGCGAGAGACGGCAACGTGCTCACCCTGGGCCGCGAGCCGCCGGGCGCGGCCGACCTCTCGGGCATCGTCTTAGAGCTCGACCGCGCCGGCCTCGAGCGCGTCATCGTGAGCACCGAGGGCAACCTCCTCACGCTCAACGAGCCCCTGCCCGAGGGTTTGCAGTACGAGGCCCTCACGCGCTACAACGACTTCTCGTTGATCGGCTGGAGCAACTTCCGGGCCATCTTGAGCCAGGCCAACCGCGCGCTCTGGCCGGTCTTTACCTGGAACATCACCTTCGCCGTCCTGACGATCCTCATCAACACCACGATCGGGGTCTTTCTGGCGGTCTTGCTCAACAATCCCGAGCTGCGCTTTCGTAACCTCTACCGCACCCTGCTGATCATCCCCTGGGCGCTGCCCGCGGTGATCACCATTCAGGTCTGGCGCGGCTTTTTGAACGCCAACTTCGGCGCCATCAACCGCCTCTTGGCCTTGCTCGACTTGCCCACGCCCGACTGGCTGGGCGACCCCTTGTCGGCCAAGGCCGCGGTCCTCTTGGTCAACTTGTGGCTGGGCCTGCCCTTCATGATGACGGCGACCTTGGGCGCGCTCTCGGCGATTCCGCGCGAGCTCTACGAGGCCTCCAAGATCGACGGCGCCAGCCCCTGGCAGGCCTTTTGGGGGGTGACCGCGCCGCTGCTGCGCACCGCGCTGGTGCCGATCACCCTGACGGGTTTCGCCTTCAACTTCAACAACTTCAACGTGATCTTCCTGTTGACGGACGGCGGTCCCGCCTACGAGGGCGGCACCTCGACCGCGCGGTCGACCGACATCTTGATCTCCTGGGCCTACAACGAGGCCTTCAGGTCGCAGGGCGGCTTCGCCTACGGCCTCGGCTCGGCCATCTCGATCCTGATCTTCATCATCACCCTGGCCGTCAGCCTGGTGAACTTCCGCGTGACCGGCGCGCTCAAAGAGGAGGACAACACGTGA
- a CDS encoding ABC transporter permease subunit: MNALLRLLKPRLLLVALAFLAVLPQASAQVNRDRFLIIPYGWAWFLLFFVLITGGIALASYLYGRATRPGKAVQYALTAATHMVIWVVILLTMYPVIYLLAASFNRSNNLATVPPREGNILFRSGVLPDPSNFSTVHYQRVLGETNLHPYQLALIGLFALAILSLIALAVMGRWAANPARLDGFRALSGWTLFASAAALVVSITPDQFYTVNEAGQRIRSSNQSMIVLYVRNTLLVSGMTGVFAVLISTTAGYAFARMKFEGRYQTLLIFIFVQMFPGFMALVAIFYLMSFLGLLNTYTGLILAYSGGAIAFSSWIFKGYLQSISPALEEAAMVDGATRWGAFWRIILPVSVPMLLFIFLLQFIGTYSEFILANILLTGSERWTVGIGLRSFTTGAFNTQWGTLAASAVLGSLPILAIFYSFQSALTGQHQAGGVKG, encoded by the coding sequence GTGAACGCCCTACTCCGACTGCTCAAGCCGCGCCTGCTGCTCGTCGCCCTCGCCTTTTTGGCCGTCCTGCCGCAGGCGAGCGCCCAGGTCAACCGCGACCGCTTCCTGATCATCCCCTACGGCTGGGCCTGGTTCTTGCTGTTTTTCGTCTTGATTACCGGCGGCATCGCGCTGGCGAGCTACCTCTACGGCCGCGCCACGCGCCCGGGCAAGGCGGTCCAGTACGCGCTCACCGCAGCCACGCACATGGTCATCTGGGTGGTGATTCTGCTCACCATGTACCCGGTCATCTATCTCTTGGCGGCTTCCTTCAACCGCTCCAACAACCTCGCCACGGTGCCGCCCAGGGAGGGCAACATCCTCTTTCGCTCGGGCGTCTTGCCCGACCCCTCCAACTTCTCCACCGTCCACTACCAGCGGGTCCTGGGCGAGACCAACCTCCACCCCTACCAGCTCGCGCTGATCGGGCTCTTCGCGCTGGCGATCCTCAGCCTCATCGCCCTGGCCGTGATGGGGCGCTGGGCGGCCAACCCCGCGCGCCTCGACGGCTTTCGCGCGCTGTCGGGCTGGACGCTCTTCGCCTCGGCCGCCGCGCTCGTCGTCAGCATCACCCCCGACCAGTTCTACACCGTCAACGAGGCGGGGCAGCGGATTCGCTCGAGCAACCAGAGCATGATCGTGCTCTACGTCCGCAACACCCTGCTGGTCTCGGGCATGACCGGGGTCTTCGCCGTGCTCATCTCGACTACGGCCGGCTACGCCTTTGCCCGCATGAAGTTCGAGGGCCGCTACCAGACGCTGCTCATCTTCATCTTCGTGCAGATGTTCCCGGGCTTCATGGCCTTGGTGGCGATCTTTTACCTGATGAGCTTCCTGGGGCTTTTGAACACCTATACCGGGCTCATCCTGGCCTACTCGGGCGGGGCGATCGCCTTTTCATCGTGGATCTTCAAGGGCTACCTGCAGTCGATCAGCCCGGCGCTCGAGGAGGCCGCGATGGTCGACGGCGCCACGCGCTGGGGCGCGTTTTGGCGGATCATCTTGCCAGTCAGCGTGCCCATGCTGCTCTTTATCTTCCTGTTGCAGTTCATCGGCACCTACAGCGAGTTCATCCTGGCCAACATCCTCCTGACCGGCAGCGAGCGCTGGACGGTCGGTATCGGCCTGAGAAGCTTTACCACCGGCGCCTTCAATACCCAGTGGGGCACCTTGGCCGCCAGCGCGGTGTTGGGCAGCCTGCCGATCCTGGCCATCTTCTACTCCTTCCAGAGCGCCCTGACCGGCCAGCACCAGGCGGGCGGAGTGAAAGGATAG
- a CDS encoding metal-dependent hydrolase, with protein MANYQDHKSTGLGWWLALSLALYAFGDGLGLGEGALLLAVAVGLPATLLGAGFPDIDLSSSIPHRRLRLILFVGATLLALWLLGQPTAQGMIAAALKEVALAEVSLGGPAPPLATLALAGLAGALAVALLAFFLPPHRGLTHRWPAGAAMALALAGLVALPLWAMTADSGLSLVVASAAAGFFLLGFASHLYKDGLLLGRARKRR; from the coding sequence GTGGCGAACTATCAGGACCACAAGAGCACCGGCCTCGGCTGGTGGCTCGCCCTTTCGCTGGCGCTCTACGCCTTTGGGGACGGCCTGGGCCTGGGCGAGGGCGCCCTGCTCCTGGCGGTGGCCGTGGGCCTGCCCGCGACGCTCTTGGGCGCGGGCTTTCCCGATATCGACCTCTCCTCGAGCATCCCCCACCGCAGGCTGCGCCTGATACTCTTCGTGGGGGCGACGCTCCTGGCCCTCTGGCTCCTCGGGCAACCCACCGCCCAGGGGATGATCGCGGCGGCACTAAAAGAGGTGGCGCTCGCAGAGGTGTCGCTCGGCGGCCCGGCTCCGCCGCTCGCCACGCTCGCCTTGGCCGGGCTCGCCGGCGCCTTGGCGGTGGCGCTCCTGGCCTTCTTTCTGCCGCCCCACCGCGGCCTGACCCACCGCTGGCCGGCGGGCGCGGCGATGGCCCTCGCCCTGGCGGGCCTGGTCGCGCTGCCCCTCTGGGCTATGACGGCCGACTCCGGCCTCAGCCTGGTCGTCGCCTCGGCAGCGGCGGGCTTTTTCCTGCTGGGTTTCGCCTCGCACCTCTACAAGGACGGCTTGCTCCTGGGGCGAGCCCGCAAGCGCCGCTAG
- a CDS encoding S-adenosylmethionine decarboxylase, translated as MIDSEAMTSRDTTLDILGYGSHLIIDGFGAEAGALGDRARLTEALENLAATLEGVPLREHTLEEEDGLSSLLVFGESHLSLHSFVNKHSLSLNVFSRRTLEPERLVSALRERFAPGRVESYLTSRSRTYHERLDLAALLRGERSYTCARLDDTLIAVEPR; from the coding sequence ATGATAGACTCCGAGGCGATGACCAGCCGCGACACCACCCTAGACATCCTGGGCTACGGCTCTCACCTGATTATCGACGGCTTCGGCGCGGAGGCCGGGGCGCTCGGCGACAGGGCGCGGTTGACGGAGGCGCTCGAGAACCTTGCCGCCACCCTCGAGGGCGTGCCCCTGCGCGAGCACACGCTCGAGGAGGAAGACGGCCTGTCGAGCCTGCTGGTCTTCGGCGAGTCGCACCTCAGCCTGCACAGCTTCGTGAACAAGCACTCGCTCAGCCTGAACGTCTTTTCCAGGCGCACGCTCGAGCCGGAGCGCCTGGTGAGCGCTCTAAGGGAGCGCTTCGCCCCCGGCCGCGTCGAGAGCTACCTGACGAGCCGCAGCCGCACCTACCACGAGCGGCTCGACTTGGCCGCCCTGCTCCGCGGCGAGCGCTCCTACACCTGCGCCCGGCTCGACGACACGCTCATCGCCGTGGAACCCCGCTAG
- a CDS encoding type II toxin-antitoxin system death-on-curing family toxin — protein sequence MLAIHEGLILTFGGPEGVRDMGALEAALMRPQLGYYDGLLDEAAALMESLANNHPFVDGNKRVAFFVTDTFLRLNGSYIDVDPDEAYTYFMGLFERGAFRFDEIREWLEQVSGALDP from the coding sequence GTGCTAGCGATCCACGAAGGGTTGATCTTGACCTTTGGTGGACCCGAGGGCGTCAGGGACATGGGTGCGCTAGAAGCCGCCTTGATGCGTCCCCAACTCGGTTATTACGACGGGCTGCTCGACGAGGCAGCGGCGCTCATGGAGAGTTTGGCGAACAACCACCCGTTCGTCGATGGCAACAAGCGCGTGGCGTTCTTCGTTACCGATACCTTCTTGCGGCTCAACGGCTCTTACATCGACGTGGATCCCGACGAGGCTTACACCTACTTCATGGGCCTGTTCGAGCGGGGCGCGTTTCGTTTTGACGAGATTAGGGAATGGCTCGAGCAGGTAAGCGGGGCCCTTGACCCATAG
- a CDS encoding Gfo/Idh/MocA family oxidoreductase, translating to MRQAPLRWGILSTANIGLKAVIPALVKATNCEVVALASRGLARAQEAAAGLGIPTAYGSYGALLEDDRVDAVYNPLPNSLHKPWTLRALAAGKHVLCEKPLGLDAAECLELKGAAERAGVTLMEAFMYRFHPRTEKLFELVRGGAVGELRLIRTAFSFRLTDEANIRLDPELGGGALYDVGCYCVNVIRSLSGEEPLLAQALARWTGGGLGEGVDEQLVGTLSFPSGLLAQFDCALSLERREFLEVVGTDGRLEVEGTFVVGQEDVVIAEKHGGREDVVHPTRGADKYQKMVEHFADCVLRDRPLRYGVDDAVANMRAIDALYRSAKNRGLPQALADERYSEHEREKM from the coding sequence ATGCGACAAGCACCGTTACGCTGGGGAATCTTAAGCACCGCCAACATCGGCCTCAAGGCCGTCATTCCGGCCCTCGTAAAGGCGACGAACTGTGAGGTCGTCGCCCTCGCCTCACGGGGTTTGGCGCGGGCGCAGGAGGCCGCCGCCGGCCTGGGCATTCCTACCGCCTACGGCTCCTACGGGGCGCTCCTCGAGGACGACCGCGTGGACGCCGTCTACAACCCGCTGCCCAACAGCCTGCACAAGCCCTGGACCTTGAGGGCGCTGGCGGCGGGCAAGCACGTGCTCTGCGAGAAACCGCTGGGCCTGGACGCCGCGGAGTGTCTCGAGCTGAAAGGGGCCGCCGAGCGCGCCGGCGTCACGCTGATGGAGGCCTTCATGTACCGCTTTCACCCACGCACCGAGAAGCTCTTTGAGCTGGTGCGCGGCGGCGCGGTCGGTGAGCTCAGGCTCATCCGCACCGCCTTCTCCTTTCGCCTCACCGACGAGGCCAACATCCGCCTCGACCCCGAGTTGGGCGGCGGCGCGCTCTACGACGTGGGCTGCTACTGCGTCAACGTCATCCGCAGCCTGAGCGGCGAGGAGCCGCTGCTGGCGCAGGCCCTCGCCCGCTGGACGGGCGGTGGTCTCGGCGAGGGCGTAGACGAGCAGCTCGTCGGCACGCTCTCTTTCCCGAGCGGCCTGCTGGCCCAGTTCGACTGCGCCCTCTCCCTGGAGCGCCGCGAGTTTTTGGAGGTCGTCGGCACGGACGGCAGGCTCGAGGTGGAGGGAACCTTCGTGGTGGGCCAGGAGGACGTGGTCATCGCCGAAAAGCACGGGGGCCGAGAGGACGTCGTTCACCCCACCCGCGGCGCCGACAAGTACCAGAAGATGGTCGAGCATTTCGCGGACTGCGTCTTGCGGGACAGACCCCTGCGCTACGGTGTGGACGACGCGGTCGCCAACATGCGGGCCATCGACGCGCTCTACCGCTCGGCCAAAAACAGAGGCCTGCCTCAAGCCCTTGCAGATGAGCGCTATAGTGAGCATGAACGCGAAAAAATGTGA
- a CDS encoding helicase-associated domain-containing protein, protein MLDAANPLIVQADRSIYLETFNPRAEEARAAISPFAELEKSPEHLHTYRLTPLSLWNAASSGQKSGAMIEALRRFSKFPVPDNVVTDIAELVGRWGRIRLREAGSALALEVGPGDEALLLELSKHRRVAPLLGERLGERAFAVPLLHRGLVKQELLEVGWPVQDLAGYSDGLDLAVVLSDNLSVRAYQRAAAEAFYLAGSRQGGSGVVVLPPGAGKTVVGLVAMTMVAQRTLVLTTNRTSVSQWRRELLSKTTLSEGDIAEYSPSSKKMAAVTLLTYQMLTTRKRQKGGKGEQEDAQADGLAVYPHMALFREQDWGLVIYDEVHLLPAPIFRLTAEVQARRRLGLTATLIREDGREGDVFSLIGPKRYDVPWKELEASGWIAPAQCCEIRLRLPEDERLAYAVADERMKFRIAAENPRKRELVETILGRHQGQPSLVIGHYLHQLELIASDLDAPLITGETAQSERERLFDAFREGRVGTLVLSKVGNFALDLPDAQVMIQVSGTFGSRQEEAQRLGRLLRPKAQGVGASFYSLVTRETKEEDFAHHRQLFLTEQGYQYKIMDEADWLEPRLGNKTPNQPRD, encoded by the coding sequence GTGTTGGACGCCGCCAATCCGCTCATCGTGCAGGCTGACCGCTCGATCTACTTGGAAACCTTCAACCCGCGCGCGGAAGAGGCTCGAGCCGCCATCTCGCCCTTTGCCGAACTCGAGAAGAGCCCCGAACACCTGCACACCTACCGGCTCACGCCGCTGTCCTTGTGGAACGCGGCCAGCAGCGGCCAGAAGAGCGGCGCGATGATCGAGGCGCTCAGGCGTTTCAGCAAGTTTCCGGTACCCGACAACGTGGTGACGGACATAGCGGAGCTGGTGGGCCGCTGGGGGCGCATCCGCCTCCGGGAGGCGGGTTCCGCGCTGGCGCTCGAGGTGGGGCCGGGGGACGAAGCGCTCCTGCTCGAGCTCTCCAAACACAGGCGGGTCGCGCCCCTGCTGGGCGAGCGCCTCGGCGAGAGGGCCTTTGCCGTGCCGCTCCTACACCGCGGGCTCGTCAAGCAGGAGCTGCTCGAGGTCGGCTGGCCGGTCCAGGACTTGGCGGGCTACAGCGACGGTTTGGACCTGGCCGTCGTGCTCTCCGATAACTTGAGCGTGAGGGCGTACCAACGGGCGGCCGCGGAGGCCTTCTATCTGGCGGGAAGCCGGCAGGGCGGCTCGGGGGTGGTGGTCTTGCCGCCGGGCGCCGGCAAGACGGTGGTGGGCTTGGTCGCCATGACCATGGTCGCGCAGCGCACCCTGGTGTTGACCACCAACCGCACCAGCGTCAGCCAGTGGCGGCGCGAACTGCTCAGCAAGACGACCCTCAGCGAAGGCGACATCGCCGAGTACAGCCCTAGCTCCAAAAAGATGGCGGCGGTGACGCTGCTAACCTACCAGATGCTGACGACGCGCAAGCGCCAGAAGGGGGGGAAGGGGGAACAGGAGGACGCGCAAGCTGACGGCCTCGCCGTCTACCCGCACATGGCGCTCTTCCGCGAGCAGGACTGGGGGCTCGTCATCTACGACGAGGTTCACCTCTTGCCCGCGCCGATCTTCCGGCTCACGGCCGAGGTGCAGGCGCGCCGTCGCCTCGGCTTGACCGCCACCTTGATCCGCGAGGACGGGCGCGAGGGGGACGTGTTCTCGCTGATCGGCCCCAAGCGCTATGACGTGCCCTGGAAAGAGCTCGAGGCGAGCGGCTGGATCGCCCCGGCGCAGTGCTGCGAGATTCGCCTGCGCCTCCCGGAGGACGAGCGGCTGGCCTACGCGGTGGCGGATGAGAGGATGAAGTTCCGCATTGCCGCCGAGAACCCGCGCAAGCGTGAGCTGGTCGAAACGATCTTGGGGCGCCACCAGGGGCAGCCGAGCCTGGTGATCGGCCACTACCTGCACCAGCTCGAGCTGATCGCCAGCGACCTGGACGCGCCGCTGATCACCGGCGAGACGGCGCAGTCCGAGCGCGAGCGGCTCTTCGACGCCTTTCGGGAGGGCCGCGTGGGGACGCTGGTCCTCTCGAAGGTGGGCAACTTCGCCCTGGACCTGCCGGACGCGCAGGTGATGATTCAGGTCTCGGGGACGTTCGGCTCGCGCCAGGAGGAAGCGCAGCGTCTCGGGCGGCTGCTTCGCCCCAAGGCTCAGGGCGTCGGCGCCAGCTTCTACAGCCTGGTGACGCGGGAGACCAAGGAGGAGGACTTCGCGCATCACCGGCAGCTCTTTCTGACCGAGCAGGGCTACCAGTACAAGATCATGGATGAAGCGGACTGGTTGGAGCCGCGGCTAGGCAACAAAACGCCGAACCAGCCGCGAGACTAG
- a CDS encoding helicase-associated domain-containing protein, whose product MGIGALLAGLDDLEELSPADLVARLGRLGLSVSRDEATGLRLLMLAQAAPQQAPQQVPQQAKQGAPGPVGLDAVLGHMNADQLKLVAKRYYPSADATRVAESKRAVLKALGKPTLLDAMIADSSPLERALLSEVKRQGGAADGWALIVYAASRGFAPNDRVGGGSVYKHHLGKASGMGYLGVLLRDGLLIPTNNRASWFTRSYYDAQSSDPGDDLVFADSRVLARLPDEPRPEPQQLELEPLTSESLKNAAPTASHPAQSLLELFDVTGLLTEEGGLQITQSGTVSKPMLSRLAKRRPGLKARLERLLGICLALGVFNPPENPSAKDPWRVNLPRLRTLQEAPLTLSYAYLVEAFLNSNEASGHDPRVMGQASLVSTAVAKRALLESLELLPDHPVAMEGALEGLWKRTLNHVVTSRARYWAEDSEPERPAWFTQTLLGAFRDLGLVAVAELPAADEAAKASLYVMRGGKPVKAPSPPKDDPARRYALMLAPGLAWLARGRRLRQAPPDTEALRTLLGLDPDSGKPKEACLLIQANFDILVYLDKLSPLAIAALGCADCTRVDAQTASYTITRSSLYRALEAGLELEALLERLQDHSMGLPDNVAHSLRDWASRRERLRLQEGVSLLEYASHKERDAALNGLAGARAVAERFTILADKAQPPKVKVRHRYSLAPTRTLRFQPEGHFRLESATDLAGRAVLTQVASRDADGSYRLDREAVRAGTLTPAARDTLLARAQGGIPAQLEALLSIWEGRSAAPSVATISVFQHPSAAALVKHPQLAQHLDKGLNDTSYLIKEGHEQKLEALLADLGVTLERGFRTDIKAEAVQGSIMQSGLDTRKMRVMIETAIGEGRSLELRYHQERATYNRYGYAERSQGKLVTEKVTPETVLYSGSTPYLSARAHDQGEPRTIRIGYITGIAVL is encoded by the coding sequence ATGGGTATAGGCGCGCTGTTGGCCGGACTGGACGACCTGGAGGAGCTGTCGCCGGCGGACCTGGTCGCGAGGCTCGGCAGGCTGGGCTTGAGCGTGAGCCGAGATGAAGCGACGGGGCTCAGGTTGTTGATGCTGGCGCAGGCTGCGCCACAGCAGGCGCCACAGCAGGTGCCACAGCAGGCGAAGCAAGGCGCGCCCGGACCCGTCGGACTCGACGCCGTGCTGGGGCACATGAACGCCGACCAGCTCAAGCTGGTGGCGAAACGCTACTACCCGAGCGCGGACGCCACTCGCGTGGCCGAAAGCAAGAGGGCGGTGCTCAAGGCGCTCGGCAAGCCCACGCTGCTGGACGCGATGATCGCCGACTCGAGCCCGCTCGAGCGGGCGCTGCTGAGCGAAGTGAAGCGCCAGGGCGGCGCGGCGGACGGCTGGGCGCTGATCGTTTACGCGGCCTCGCGCGGCTTTGCGCCCAACGACCGGGTGGGGGGCGGCAGCGTCTACAAGCATCACCTCGGCAAGGCGTCCGGCATGGGCTATCTGGGGGTTTTGCTGCGCGACGGGCTGCTGATACCCACCAACAACCGCGCCTCGTGGTTTACGAGGTCGTACTACGACGCGCAGAGCAGCGACCCGGGTGACGACCTCGTCTTTGCCGACTCCCGGGTGCTGGCCAGGCTGCCGGACGAGCCGCGGCCTGAGCCCCAGCAGCTCGAGCTCGAGCCGCTCACCAGCGAGTCGCTCAAAAACGCCGCGCCCACGGCGAGCCATCCCGCGCAGAGCCTGCTCGAGCTCTTCGACGTGACGGGGCTGCTCACCGAAGAGGGCGGTTTGCAGATCACCCAGAGCGGCACGGTCAGCAAACCGATGCTGTCGCGCCTCGCCAAGCGCAGACCGGGGTTGAAGGCGCGCCTGGAGCGCCTGCTGGGGATTTGTCTCGCGCTCGGCGTTTTTAATCCGCCCGAAAACCCGTCGGCGAAAGACCCTTGGCGGGTCAACCTGCCGCGCTTGCGCACGCTTCAAGAGGCGCCACTGACCCTCAGCTACGCCTACCTGGTGGAGGCGTTCCTGAACAGCAACGAGGCCTCCGGGCATGACCCGCGGGTCATGGGTCAGGCCAGCCTGGTCTCTACGGCGGTGGCGAAGCGGGCGCTGCTGGAGAGCCTGGAGCTGTTGCCGGACCACCCAGTAGCGATGGAGGGGGCGCTCGAGGGGCTGTGGAAGCGGACGCTCAACCACGTGGTCACCTCCCGCGCGCGCTACTGGGCAGAGGACAGCGAGCCGGAACGCCCCGCCTGGTTCACCCAGACGCTCCTGGGCGCCTTTCGCGACCTGGGGCTGGTGGCGGTGGCCGAACTGCCGGCTGCGGATGAAGCTGCCAAAGCCAGCCTCTATGTCATGCGGGGAGGCAAGCCGGTGAAGGCCCCGTCGCCTCCGAAGGACGATCCGGCTCGCCGCTACGCGCTGATGCTCGCGCCGGGGCTCGCCTGGCTGGCGCGGGGACGGCGCCTGCGGCAGGCCCCTCCGGACACCGAGGCGCTGCGCACGCTCCTGGGCCTCGACCCCGACAGCGGCAAGCCCAAGGAGGCCTGCCTGCTGATCCAAGCGAACTTCGACATCCTGGTGTACTTAGACAAGCTGAGCCCCCTCGCCATCGCCGCCTTGGGTTGCGCGGACTGCACCCGCGTCGACGCCCAGACCGCCAGCTACACCATCACGCGCTCGAGCCTCTACCGGGCACTCGAAGCCGGGCTCGAGCTGGAGGCGCTGCTGGAGCGGCTGCAAGACCACAGCATGGGCCTGCCCGACAACGTGGCGCACAGCCTGCGCGACTGGGCCTCGCGCCGCGAGCGCCTGCGCCTTCAAGAAGGCGTCAGCCTGCTCGAGTACGCCAGCCACAAGGAACGCGACGCCGCTCTGAACGGGCTCGCGGGTGCCCGCGCGGTGGCCGAGCGCTTCACTATCCTAGCTGACAAGGCCCAGCCGCCCAAGGTCAAGGTGCGCCACCGCTACAGCCTCGCTCCGACCCGCACCCTGCGCTTTCAGCCCGAGGGCCACTTCCGGCTCGAGAGCGCCACCGACTTGGCGGGTCGGGCGGTGCTGACGCAAGTCGCCAGCCGGGACGCCGACGGAAGCTACCGCCTCGACAGAGAGGCGGTTCGCGCCGGGACGCTCACCCCCGCTGCGCGGGACACGCTGCTGGCCCGGGCGCAGGGCGGCATCCCAGCGCAACTCGAGGCGCTCTTGAGCATCTGGGAGGGCAGGAGCGCCGCGCCCAGCGTGGCGACGATCAGCGTCTTCCAGCACCCGAGCGCCGCGGCGCTGGTCAAACACCCACAGCTTGCGCAGCACCTGGACAAGGGGCTCAACGACACCAGCTACCTGATCAAGGAGGGGCACGAGCAGAAGCTCGAGGCGCTCCTCGCCGACCTCGGGGTGACGCTCGAGCGAGGCTTCAGAACGGACATCAAAGCCGAGGCGGTTCAGGGCAGCATCATGCAGAGCGGGCTGGACACCCGCAAGATGCGCGTGATGATTGAGACAGCCATCGGCGAGGGCAGATCGCTCGAGCTGCGCTATCATCAGGAGAGAGCGACCTACAACCGCTACGGCTACGCCGAGAGGTCACAGGGCAAGCTCGTGACGGAGAAGGTCACCCCCGAGACCGTATTGTACTCCGGATCGACGCCCTACCTGTCGGCTCGAGCCCACGATCAGGGAGAGCCCCGCACGATCCGCAT